The Streptomyces sp. NBC_01439 genome contains the following window.
TGAGGGTGTGTCAGATCAATCCCATCCGCTGAGGCCGGGCTGGCCGGGGAACATCCCCTTGCAGTCGCCGAAGCGGATGGTGTCGCTCTGAGAGCTTTGTTCCTCGCACTTCTGGCGGTCGTTCTGCGGACCACTGCTACCGGTGGTTGAGCAGGATCCCGCGAGCGCGATGATCACGGCGAAGGTGACGATGAGCCCGCACCCGATGGCCGTAGGGGACGGCCCGGGAACGGTGACGGCCGCCGGTCGCTTCGGTGTCTGGGCGGGGAGACCGTAGACGCCGGTCGAAGCGGCGCTCTGCGCGGAGTGCGCGAGGGTGCTGTGACTGCCCCCGCGAAACGCGGCGTAGGGGTGTCCGGCGACCAAGGCGTGATGGGCAGCGGACCGTATCTCGTAGCCGGCTGCGGCGTTGAAGCTCTGCCCGCAGCCGGGGTGGAGGCATCTCAGATCCATCGTGGTGTGTGGTCCTTCCTGCGTGTGCCCTGGCCTCAGTGCGCGTTGATCCCGAACTGGTGCAGCAGCCCTTCGACGAGTTCCTTCCCGGTCGCCTGGAGAACGTCGTCGTCGGCGATCGGTGGCAGTTCCGTGGTGGCCGGAATGACGCGTAGGGGCTGCCGTGCCCGCTCGATCGCGCGGGGCTGGCCAATGTCGTACCCGCAGGCCAGGAACCGGAAGTCTGGTCCGTTGTTGCCGTCGGCCACGATGGCTGCGGTGATGTCCACGGTGGAGTCGAGCAGGCGGCGTCGGCGGTGGGCGTCGATGACCGCGACGGCTTCGCCCAGAGCGGTGGGAAGCGTCCAGGTGTCGACCAAGGCCGCGCCTATCTGACTGGGCATGGGGTGACTCAGGTCGACACACACGACGACCCCTCCGTCATGGTGGAGCTCGACCATGGCTCCAGCCTGTGTGCCTCGCAGTTCCGGCACGAGGATGTTGCTGTCGACCCAGCGCCGCAGCCCCACGTGCATGCCGTTGCTGAGCCGATCGGACAGAGCGCCGCGGACCCCGTACGGATCGCTGTGAGCCCGAAGCCGTGCGGCGGTCTTGACGCCGTCGAGCAGGACGGCCTTGGCCTCGGCACGGCTCGGAGCGGGCACCAGGCGCGGCACCGGCCGTGAGGGACGCCCCGCAACGACCAGCCACGCACATCCCGGCACGGACTCACCGAGGACGACTGAGGCGGCCTGCTGAACAAGTTCGGCGAGAGCTGTCTCGGCCCGCGCCTGCCGCGAGAAGCGTTCCTGATAGGCACGCGCGACTTGATGCTCGGACATGTAGAAGGTCTCGCTCCCGACACGGTAGGGCGCGTTGAAGGTCGCCCGGTCCTTGTCCTTCTGCTCCCATCCGTACTGGAAGTGCGGCGCGAGTTCGCTCGGTGTCACGTCGACGATCAGGAAGTCGGGACCGCCCCCACCCGGTGCGGGCAGAGGGATGATGTCGACGCCGGACAGGTAGGGCTGGACTCCGTTGCGGAGGGTCTGCGTCAGCTGCTGCTCATTCACCTCGGCGAGGTCGATGCCGACGGCCTCGATGTCGTCCGTGACCCCGTACACGAGCAGGCCGCCGCGGGTATTCGCCATCGCGGTGACGTCCTTGGCGAACTCGTTCCAGATGCCCGGCTTGGGCACGAAGGTGGGCAGCTGCTTCTTCCAGTCGAGGTCGTCCGTTTCACCGAGCTTCGAGGCCACGGCGTCCATGATCATCCCGTGGGTAAGGGGGCCCATCGGGCGGCCCAGATGTTCGTGCAGTCGAGTCCAGGAGCGCGCCATTTCGCCACCCTATGAAGCATCGGCCTACGCCGGTGGGTGGTTCGCCAAACCAGTGGTTCGCGAGGTCTGCCATCGCGTCCAGCCAGGGCAGGTGACCCGCGTGGAGAGCGGTTCAACCAGGGGGTGGTCGTCGCTTCTTTGTGGTCGGGGGTGTGGGGGTGGTCGGGGGTGTGGGTGGTGTGGTGGCCGGCGTCGGGGGTGTGGGTGGTGTCGGGTCGGGGTCGCGGTGGGGGGCGCGCCCGGGGTGGCGGTGTGTGGTTGCCGGTGTTGGTGTGGGGTTGCCGGTGTTGCGGGGTGGGCGCCCGCGGGTGGGTGCGGGGTTGCGGGGTGGACGGTGTCGCCCGCGTGTTGGCGCGCCTGGTTTCCCGGCTCGCGGGCGCATGGTCCTGCACCATTTTTCAGGCATTAGAAATAGGCAGCCAGTTAGTGCGTACTGGAACAGTACGGGCTGACTGACACCGAAGGGCCCGGTGTATTCGCCGCCCCTTGCGGGCGCTTTTCGGGAGTGGTTATCGATGGGTGTTGAGGGGTCGTCCGGTGGGGTCCGCCGACGTGAGCGGCTGACGTCCGAGCCGCGTGGCCGGCGGGTGAATCTGTCGTTCAACGACGCGGAGCTGGAGGTCCTACGGCTGGCCGCGGGGCGGGAGGGGATGTCGCCCGCGTCGTGGGCGGGACGTCAGGTGATGGCGGTCGCCCAACACACCCTGGTGCCGGTCTCCCGTGACGCCAGCGACGTGTTGCGGGAGCTGATCGCGGCCCGGGTCCATCTGCGGGAGACCGTCACCGCGCTCCGCGCCCTGGCCGCCGCCGACCCGCCCGCCGCCGGCGGTCCGGCCACAGCCGCCGACGTCGTGGCACGCGCCCTGGACGCGGTGGCCCGCGTGGATGAGGCGACCGTCGCGGTGATGCGGGAGAGGCG
Protein-coding sequences here:
- a CDS encoding AlbA family DNA-binding domain-containing protein encodes the protein MARSWTRLHEHLGRPMGPLTHGMIMDAVASKLGETDDLDWKKQLPTFVPKPGIWNEFAKDVTAMANTRGGLLVYGVTDDIEAVGIDLAEVNEQQLTQTLRNGVQPYLSGVDIIPLPAPGGGGPDFLIVDVTPSELAPHFQYGWEQKDKDRATFNAPYRVGSETFYMSEHQVARAYQERFSRQARAETALAELVQQAASVVLGESVPGCAWLVVAGRPSRPVPRLVPAPSRAEAKAVLLDGVKTAARLRAHSDPYGVRGALSDRLSNGMHVGLRRWVDSNILVPELRGTQAGAMVELHHDGGVVVCVDLSHPMPSQIGAALVDTWTLPTALGEAVAVIDAHRRRRLLDSTVDITAAIVADGNNGPDFRFLACGYDIGQPRAIERARQPLRVIPATTELPPIADDDVLQATGKELVEGLLHQFGINAH